From one Dermacentor variabilis isolate Ectoservices chromosome 3, ASM5094787v1, whole genome shotgun sequence genomic stretch:
- the LOC142573970 gene encoding uncharacterized protein LOC142573970: MMASAWDRSSVDQSALEVSTLTGSTSGDESETDSSATLVAVVCCVLACIIAIALVLFLLTGLELDSGDDDDLEYTTTYLPAGRSAPRPVVTDHPTTKAPPSPPVTARTTRTMSPPTTPRPAATRPSPNTRTKPTTTPVTTTTVKKATRRRPPPKRRPPTPSPPPPTTKPPPPPPPPPPATTKRLPPPPPPPPPPPPTTKRPPPPPPPPPATTKRRPPPPPTTKRRPPRPRTTKRPPPPPPPPPATTKRPPPPPPPPPTTKRPPPPPPPPPATTKRPPPPPPPPPPPPPTTKRPPPPPATTKRPPPPPPPPPPTTKRPPPPPPPPPTTTKRPSPPPPPTTKRRAPSPPPLPPPPPTRRTRPTTRPPLSQKFIKPMSLLCTIGNRSGEDAVYPQDGLCDYVFYDSVFKNDRNRLTSKWTADLRYFIQKARDSDPKKSQYGLGLSFDHRKELKNEFKKTDLTLYLDNNVFHYGIIDCPTHGVTRAQMDEVFVALKEIRHVTRNTVATTFVMLAALSATSDWNEYFKDKFKNTFKPDLFISLGHQLRGDPEKSRCIATPPAILEKPTGFPEEHDLHDAARALAAIASLPRGPRISISVSMKGRWSRLKPNVKPEVFAPCVTGGIKGEPYDRYCDVVSKPPYSDNLLHEAQHYAMRAYDPVVRRMFVYDNEQTLCKKLCLIKANYSKLKFGVALYDLDFEDTEDTCSSLNTKGAYSHTKVVSTVQRFLESQFTDPSKEAECSLLWQ, translated from the coding sequence ATGATGGCTAGCGCATGGGATAGATCCAGCGTCGACCAGTCGGCCCTCGAAGTATCGACCCTGACCGGTTCTACGAGCGGTGATGAAAGTGAGACGGATTCCAGCGCCACTCTCGTCGCCGTTGTGTGCTGCGTCCTGGCGTGCATCATCGCCATAGCCCTCGTGCTATTCCTATTGACAGGGCTGGAACTTGACTCAGGTGATGACGATGACCTGGAATATACGACCACATACCTTCCCGCTGGTCGTTCCGCGCCACGGCCAGTGGTTACTGATCACCCCACAACGAAAGCGCCGCCATCGCCACCGGTGACCGCTCGCACGACACGGACCATGTCACCCCCTACAACGCCAAGACCGGCAGCAACGAGGCCGTCTCCTAATACACGTACTAAGCCTACTACTACACCCGTCACCACGACTACGGTGAAAAAAGCGACTCGGCGACGTCCGCCACCTAAACGCCGTCCGCCAACTCCTTCTCCGCCTCCTCCGACAACTAAACCCCCTCCGccacctcctcctccgcctcctgcGACAACTAAACGCCTtccaccacctcctcctccgcctcctccgcctcctccgacaACTAAACGCCCTCCGccacctcctcctccgcctcctgcGACAACTAAACGCCGTCCACCACCTCCTCCGACAACTAAACGCCGTCCACCACGTCCTCGGACAACTAAACGCCctccaccacctcctcctccgcctcctgcGACAACTAAACGCCCTCCaccacctcctccgcctcctccgacaACTAAACGCCCTCCGccacctcctcctccgcctcctgcGACAACTAAACGCCctccaccacctcctcctccgcctcctccgcctCCACCGACAACTAAACGCCCTCCGCCACCTCCTGCGACAACTAAACGCCCTCCACCAccgcctcctccgcctcctccgacaACTAAACGCCctccaccacctcctcctccgccACCTACAACAACTAAACGCCCTTCACCGCCACCTCCTCCGACAACTAAACGCCGTGCACCTTCACCTCCGccacttcctcctcctccgccaACTAGGCGAACTCGGCCCACTACGCGACCTCCGCTCTCACAGAAATTCATCAAGCCTATGTCGCTTCTGTGCACCATCGGTAACCGGTCAGGCGAAGACGCCGTCTATCCGCAGGATGGTCTGTGTGACTATGTCTTCTACGACTCGGTGTTCAAGAATGATCGCAACCGGCTTACCAGCAAGTGGACCGCTGACCTACGCTACTTCATTCAGAAAGCGAGGGATTCCGACCCCAAAAAGTCACAGTACGGTTTGGGCCTCAGCTTCGATCATCGCAAGGAACTCAAAAACGAATTTAAGAAAACCGACCTGACACTTTACTTGGACAACAACGTGTTTCACTACGGCATAATCGACTGTCCCACGCACGGCGTGACTCGGGCCCAAATGGACGAGGTGTTCGTGGCACTCAAGGAGATCAGACACGTCACAAGAAATACGGTAGCCACCACGTTCGTCATGCTGGCCGCGCTGTCCGCCACTAGCGACTGGAACGAGTACTTCAAAGACAAGTTCAAGAACACCTTCAAGCCGGACCTGTTCATCTCGCTGGGCCACCAGCTGCGGGGCGATCCAGAGAAGAGCCGGTGCATCGCCACGCCACCAGCCATACTGGAGAAGCCGACGGGGTTTCCGGAGGAACACGACTTGCACGACGCCGCGCGAGCCCTGGCGGCCATCGCTTCGCTGCCTCGCGGCCCACGGATATCCATCTCCGTCTCGATGAAGGGTCGTTGGTCCAGGCTGAAGCCGAACGTCAAGCCCGAGGTCTTCGCGCCCTGCGTCACGGGCGGCATCAAGGGGGAGCCATACGACCGCTACTGCGATGTGGTCAGCAAACCGCCCTACTCGGACAACCTGTTGCACGAGGCACAGCACTACGCCATGCGCGCCTACGACCCGGTGGTGCGGCGCATGTTCGTGTACGACAACGAGCAGACCCTGTGCAAGAAGCTCTGCCTCATCAAGGCCAACTACAGCAAGCTGAAGTTCGGCGTGGCCCTCTACGACCTAGACTTCGAGGACACCGAGGACACCTGCTCGTCGCTCAACACTAAGGGAGCCTACAGCCACACCAAGGTTGTGAGCACTGTGCAGAGGTTCTTAGAAAGCCAGTTCACCGATCCGTCCAAGGAGGCCGAGTGTTCCCTGCTGTGGCAATGA